A region from the Hylaeus volcanicus isolate JK05 chromosome 6, UHH_iyHylVolc1.0_haploid, whole genome shotgun sequence genome encodes:
- the LOC128878690 gene encoding eukaryotic translation initiation factor 4E-binding protein Mextli isoform X5 has protein sequence MAATQLSRARTIKKVEKPRPLKLNQRHSTVDGRITTVEDIVSLIDNVAMQLTNGFHERTLQMNVVTMYNHLKLYAHQLEAIYKDQLDRAFVAIRNGSQDEKLDLTTRVHLLELIELRAKQWRHNDSMDVYYTQKLSHLDNAEVIPDTPTNALSSPLAAMTSPTVPSILGPGEVIKNSGKFVKPTRIPGKNYCKDEVVIRNSDSGKVMGIKGRRVHMIEELSQTIISFQRVNPGAKERLVQITGTSEDKIHYAKDLIKDTIQRNASPVRLEQGGGEKGAMGGSSSSLNSSASDESNRLQHQQQNSRLRSLLHSFSTNDASIGEYKYTVTVGNQSLKITGCNLDLVRTAKLVLDEYFVGDSENFTSGIEYFNFEEESPYSVSSSNIPKTPLTPSSTNEIGRELSMDSTATSESEETYKPRIISEVNPSTQEGPYAKRPPADWARIQKECPNIIRKHAACNNIPRHRFAGSNRRHIKLR, from the exons ATGGCTGCAACGCAACTAAGCAGGGCTCGAACCATCAAGAAAGTCGAAAAACCTCGACCACTTAAACTCAATCAACGCCACTCGACCGTCGATGGGCGGATTACGACTG TGGAGGACATAGTATCCTTAATCGACAACGTTGCAATGCAACTAACCAATGGCTTCCATGAGCGAACGCTGCAAATGAATGTGGTTACAATGTATAATCATCTAAAACTTTATGCCCATCAATTAGAAGCTATTTATAAAG ATCAGCTGGACAGAGCTTTTGTGGCAATCAGAAATGGAAGTCAGGACGAAAAATTAGATCTGACGACTAGGGTTCACCTGCTGGAGCTTATAGAGTTGAGAGCTAAGCAATGGCGTCACAATGATTCTATGGATGTGTATTACACACAGAAATTATCACATTTGGATAAT GCAGAAGTGATTCCCGATACACCCACGAATGCATTGTCATCTCCTTTGGCAGCAATGACTTCACCCACTGTGCCATCAATTTTGGGACCAGGTGAAGTGATAAAAAACAGCGGCAAATTTGTTAAGCCCACACGTATTCCTGGAAAAAACTACTGCAAAGATGAAGTTGTTATACGTAACAGTGATTCTGGCAAAG TGATGGGAATAAAAGGGCGGCGGGTTCACATGATCGAAGAGCTCAGCCAGACAATCATCTCCTTCCAGCGag TAAACCCTGGAGCCAAAGAACGACTTGTCCAGATCACGGGTACTTCCGAGGACAAGATACA TTATGCGAAGGACTTGATAAAAGATACGATTCAACGAAATGCATCGCCGGTGAGATTGGAGCAAGGTGGAGGAGAAAAAGGAGCTATGGGTGGTTCTAGTTCCTCGTTAAATAGCAGTGCGTCGGATGAAAGTAATCGGTTGCAACATCAGCAACAAAATTCTCGTCTACGTTCGCTCCTCCACAGCTTCTCCACCAACGACGCCAGTATAggcgaatataaatatacggTTACAGTTGGTAATCAATCTCTGAAGATCACAGGATGCAATCTGGATCTTGTCAGG ACTGCCAAGTTAGTCCTAGATGAATACTTCGTGGGAGATTCTGAGAATTTCACAAGTGGTATAGAATACTTCAATTTTGAAGAAGAATCTCCTTATTCGGTCTCGTCTTCCAACATACCAAAAACACCGTTAACTCCAAGTAGTACCAATGAAATAGGCCGAGAACTAAGTATGGATAGCACTGCAACTTCAGAAAGTGAAGAGACTTACAAACCCCGTATAATTTCTGAAGTAAATCCTTCAACTCAGGAAG GCCCTTATGCCAAGCGGCCGCCTGCGGATTGGGCTCGAATTCAAAAGGAGTGTCCCAACATTATTCGCAAG
- the LOC128878690 gene encoding eukaryotic translation initiation factor 4E-binding protein Mextli isoform X1, whose translation MAATQLSRARTIKKVEKPRPLKLNQRHSTVDGRITTVEDIVSLIDNVAMQLTNGFHERTLQMNVVTMYNHLKLYAHQLEAIYKDQLDRAFVAIRNGSQDEKLDLTTRVHLLELIELRAKQWRHNDSMDVYYTQKLSHLDNAEVIPDTPTNALSSPLAAMTSPTVPSILGPGEVIKNSGKFVKPTRIPGKNYCKDEVVIRNSDSGKVMGIKGRRVHMIEELSQTIISFQRVNPGAKERLVQITGTSEDKIHYAKDLIKDTIQRNASPVRLEQGGGEKGAMGGSSSSLNSSASDESNRLQHQQQNSRLRSLLHSFSTNDASIGEYKYTVTVGNQSLKITGCNLDLVRTAKLVLDEYFVGDSENFTSGIEYFNFEEESPYSVSSSNIPKTPLTPSSTNEIGRELSMDSTATSESEETYKPRIISEVNPSTQEVPEVRELTYEFLLLCSTGPYAKRPPADWARIQKECPNIIRKAPIRWFEPEAYKAKVAAAGLITVLPVGEGETDPE comes from the exons ATGGCTGCAACGCAACTAAGCAGGGCTCGAACCATCAAGAAAGTCGAAAAACCTCGACCACTTAAACTCAATCAACGCCACTCGACCGTCGATGGGCGGATTACGACTG TGGAGGACATAGTATCCTTAATCGACAACGTTGCAATGCAACTAACCAATGGCTTCCATGAGCGAACGCTGCAAATGAATGTGGTTACAATGTATAATCATCTAAAACTTTATGCCCATCAATTAGAAGCTATTTATAAAG ATCAGCTGGACAGAGCTTTTGTGGCAATCAGAAATGGAAGTCAGGACGAAAAATTAGATCTGACGACTAGGGTTCACCTGCTGGAGCTTATAGAGTTGAGAGCTAAGCAATGGCGTCACAATGATTCTATGGATGTGTATTACACACAGAAATTATCACATTTGGATAAT GCAGAAGTGATTCCCGATACACCCACGAATGCATTGTCATCTCCTTTGGCAGCAATGACTTCACCCACTGTGCCATCAATTTTGGGACCAGGTGAAGTGATAAAAAACAGCGGCAAATTTGTTAAGCCCACACGTATTCCTGGAAAAAACTACTGCAAAGATGAAGTTGTTATACGTAACAGTGATTCTGGCAAAG TGATGGGAATAAAAGGGCGGCGGGTTCACATGATCGAAGAGCTCAGCCAGACAATCATCTCCTTCCAGCGag TAAACCCTGGAGCCAAAGAACGACTTGTCCAGATCACGGGTACTTCCGAGGACAAGATACA TTATGCGAAGGACTTGATAAAAGATACGATTCAACGAAATGCATCGCCGGTGAGATTGGAGCAAGGTGGAGGAGAAAAAGGAGCTATGGGTGGTTCTAGTTCCTCGTTAAATAGCAGTGCGTCGGATGAAAGTAATCGGTTGCAACATCAGCAACAAAATTCTCGTCTACGTTCGCTCCTCCACAGCTTCTCCACCAACGACGCCAGTATAggcgaatataaatatacggTTACAGTTGGTAATCAATCTCTGAAGATCACAGGATGCAATCTGGATCTTGTCAGG ACTGCCAAGTTAGTCCTAGATGAATACTTCGTGGGAGATTCTGAGAATTTCACAAGTGGTATAGAATACTTCAATTTTGAAGAAGAATCTCCTTATTCGGTCTCGTCTTCCAACATACCAAAAACACCGTTAACTCCAAGTAGTACCAATGAAATAGGCCGAGAACTAAGTATGGATAGCACTGCAACTTCAGAAAGTGAAGAGACTTACAAACCCCGTATAATTTCTGAAGTAAATCCTTCAACTCAGGAAG TTCCAGAAGTCAGAGAACTCACGTACGAGTTTTTGTTGTTGTGTTCAACAGGCCCTTATGCCAAGCGGCCGCCTGCGGATTGGGCTCGAATTCAAAAGGAGTGTCCCAACATTATTCGCAAG
- the LOC128878690 gene encoding eukaryotic translation initiation factor 4E-binding protein Mextli isoform X4, with protein MAATQLSRARTIKKVEKPRPLKLNQRHSTVDGRITTVEDIVSLIDNVAMQLTNGFHERTLQMNVVTMYNHLKLYAHQLEAIYKDQLDRAFVAIRNGSQDEKLDLTTRVHLLELIELRAKQWRHNDSMDVYYTQKLSHLDNAEVIPDTPTNALSSPLAAMTSPTVPSILGPGEVIKNSGKFVKPTRIPGKNYCKDEVVIRNSDSGKVNPGAKERLVQITGTSEDKIHYAKDLIKDTIQRNASPVRLEQGGGEKGAMGGSSSSLNSSASDESNRLQHQQQNSRLRSLLHSFSTNDASIGEYKYTVTVGNQSLKITGCNLDLVRTAKLVLDEYFVGDSENFTSGIEYFNFEEESPYSVSSSNIPKTPLTPSSTNEIGRELSMDSTATSESEETYKPRIISEVNPSTQEVPEVRELTYEFLLLCSTGPYAKRPPADWARIQKECPNIIRKAPIRWFEPEAYKAKVAAAGLITVLPVGEGETDPE; from the exons ATGGCTGCAACGCAACTAAGCAGGGCTCGAACCATCAAGAAAGTCGAAAAACCTCGACCACTTAAACTCAATCAACGCCACTCGACCGTCGATGGGCGGATTACGACTG TGGAGGACATAGTATCCTTAATCGACAACGTTGCAATGCAACTAACCAATGGCTTCCATGAGCGAACGCTGCAAATGAATGTGGTTACAATGTATAATCATCTAAAACTTTATGCCCATCAATTAGAAGCTATTTATAAAG ATCAGCTGGACAGAGCTTTTGTGGCAATCAGAAATGGAAGTCAGGACGAAAAATTAGATCTGACGACTAGGGTTCACCTGCTGGAGCTTATAGAGTTGAGAGCTAAGCAATGGCGTCACAATGATTCTATGGATGTGTATTACACACAGAAATTATCACATTTGGATAAT GCAGAAGTGATTCCCGATACACCCACGAATGCATTGTCATCTCCTTTGGCAGCAATGACTTCACCCACTGTGCCATCAATTTTGGGACCAGGTGAAGTGATAAAAAACAGCGGCAAATTTGTTAAGCCCACACGTATTCCTGGAAAAAACTACTGCAAAGATGAAGTTGTTATACGTAACAGTGATTCTGGCAAAG TAAACCCTGGAGCCAAAGAACGACTTGTCCAGATCACGGGTACTTCCGAGGACAAGATACA TTATGCGAAGGACTTGATAAAAGATACGATTCAACGAAATGCATCGCCGGTGAGATTGGAGCAAGGTGGAGGAGAAAAAGGAGCTATGGGTGGTTCTAGTTCCTCGTTAAATAGCAGTGCGTCGGATGAAAGTAATCGGTTGCAACATCAGCAACAAAATTCTCGTCTACGTTCGCTCCTCCACAGCTTCTCCACCAACGACGCCAGTATAggcgaatataaatatacggTTACAGTTGGTAATCAATCTCTGAAGATCACAGGATGCAATCTGGATCTTGTCAGG ACTGCCAAGTTAGTCCTAGATGAATACTTCGTGGGAGATTCTGAGAATTTCACAAGTGGTATAGAATACTTCAATTTTGAAGAAGAATCTCCTTATTCGGTCTCGTCTTCCAACATACCAAAAACACCGTTAACTCCAAGTAGTACCAATGAAATAGGCCGAGAACTAAGTATGGATAGCACTGCAACTTCAGAAAGTGAAGAGACTTACAAACCCCGTATAATTTCTGAAGTAAATCCTTCAACTCAGGAAG TTCCAGAAGTCAGAGAACTCACGTACGAGTTTTTGTTGTTGTGTTCAACAGGCCCTTATGCCAAGCGGCCGCCTGCGGATTGGGCTCGAATTCAAAAGGAGTGTCCCAACATTATTCGCAAG
- the LOC128878690 gene encoding eukaryotic translation initiation factor 4E-binding protein Mextli isoform X3, with translation MAATQLSRARTIKKVEKPRPLKLNQRHSTVDGRITTVEDIVSLIDNVAMQLTNGFHERTLQMNVVTMYNHLKLYAHQLEAIYKDQLDRAFVAIRNGSQDEKLDLTTRVHLLELIELRAKQWRHNDSMDVYYTQKLSHLDNAEVIPDTPTNALSSPLAAMTSPTVPSILGPGEVIKNSGKFVKPTRIPGKNYCKDEVVIRNSDSGKVMGIKGRRVHMIEELSQTIISFQRVNPGAKERLVQITGTSEDKIHYAKDLIKDTIQRNASPVRLEQGGGEKGAMGGSSSSLNSSASDESNRLQHQQQNSRLRSLLHSFSTNDASIGEYKYTVTVGNQSLKITGCNLDLVRTAKLVLDEYFVGDSENFTSGIEYFNFEEESPYSVSSSNIPKTPLTPSSTNEIGRELSMDSTATSESEETYKPRIISEVNPSTQEGPYAKRPPADWARIQKECPNIIRKAPIRWFEPEAYKAKVAAAGLITVLPVGEGETDPE, from the exons ATGGCTGCAACGCAACTAAGCAGGGCTCGAACCATCAAGAAAGTCGAAAAACCTCGACCACTTAAACTCAATCAACGCCACTCGACCGTCGATGGGCGGATTACGACTG TGGAGGACATAGTATCCTTAATCGACAACGTTGCAATGCAACTAACCAATGGCTTCCATGAGCGAACGCTGCAAATGAATGTGGTTACAATGTATAATCATCTAAAACTTTATGCCCATCAATTAGAAGCTATTTATAAAG ATCAGCTGGACAGAGCTTTTGTGGCAATCAGAAATGGAAGTCAGGACGAAAAATTAGATCTGACGACTAGGGTTCACCTGCTGGAGCTTATAGAGTTGAGAGCTAAGCAATGGCGTCACAATGATTCTATGGATGTGTATTACACACAGAAATTATCACATTTGGATAAT GCAGAAGTGATTCCCGATACACCCACGAATGCATTGTCATCTCCTTTGGCAGCAATGACTTCACCCACTGTGCCATCAATTTTGGGACCAGGTGAAGTGATAAAAAACAGCGGCAAATTTGTTAAGCCCACACGTATTCCTGGAAAAAACTACTGCAAAGATGAAGTTGTTATACGTAACAGTGATTCTGGCAAAG TGATGGGAATAAAAGGGCGGCGGGTTCACATGATCGAAGAGCTCAGCCAGACAATCATCTCCTTCCAGCGag TAAACCCTGGAGCCAAAGAACGACTTGTCCAGATCACGGGTACTTCCGAGGACAAGATACA TTATGCGAAGGACTTGATAAAAGATACGATTCAACGAAATGCATCGCCGGTGAGATTGGAGCAAGGTGGAGGAGAAAAAGGAGCTATGGGTGGTTCTAGTTCCTCGTTAAATAGCAGTGCGTCGGATGAAAGTAATCGGTTGCAACATCAGCAACAAAATTCTCGTCTACGTTCGCTCCTCCACAGCTTCTCCACCAACGACGCCAGTATAggcgaatataaatatacggTTACAGTTGGTAATCAATCTCTGAAGATCACAGGATGCAATCTGGATCTTGTCAGG ACTGCCAAGTTAGTCCTAGATGAATACTTCGTGGGAGATTCTGAGAATTTCACAAGTGGTATAGAATACTTCAATTTTGAAGAAGAATCTCCTTATTCGGTCTCGTCTTCCAACATACCAAAAACACCGTTAACTCCAAGTAGTACCAATGAAATAGGCCGAGAACTAAGTATGGATAGCACTGCAACTTCAGAAAGTGAAGAGACTTACAAACCCCGTATAATTTCTGAAGTAAATCCTTCAACTCAGGAAG GCCCTTATGCCAAGCGGCCGCCTGCGGATTGGGCTCGAATTCAAAAGGAGTGTCCCAACATTATTCGCAAG
- the LOC128878690 gene encoding eukaryotic translation initiation factor 4E-binding protein Mextli isoform X2, whose protein sequence is MAATQLSRARTIKKVEKPRPLKLNQRHSTVDGRITTVEDIVSLIDNVAMQLTNGFHERTLQMNVVTMYNHLKLYAHQLEAIYKDQLDRAFVAIRNGSQDEKLDLTTRVHLLELIELRAKQWRHNDSMDVYYTQKLSHLDNAEVIPDTPTNALSSPLAAMTSPTVPSILGPGEVIKNSGKFVKPTRIPGKNYCKDEVVIRNSDSGKVMGIKGRRVHMIEELSQTIISFQRVNPGAKERLVQITGTSEDKIHYAKDLIKDTIQRNASPVRLEQGGGEKGAMGGSSSSLNSSASDESNRLQHQQQNSRLRSLLHSFSTNDASIGEYKYTVTVGNQSLKITGCNLDLVRTAKLVLDEYFVGDSENFTSGIEYFNFEEESPYSVSSSNIPKTPLTPSSTNEIGRELSMDSTATSESEETYKPRIISEVNPSTQEVPEVRELTYEFLLLCSTGPYAKRPPADWARIQKECPNIIRKHAACNNIPRHRFAGSNRRHIKLR, encoded by the exons ATGGCTGCAACGCAACTAAGCAGGGCTCGAACCATCAAGAAAGTCGAAAAACCTCGACCACTTAAACTCAATCAACGCCACTCGACCGTCGATGGGCGGATTACGACTG TGGAGGACATAGTATCCTTAATCGACAACGTTGCAATGCAACTAACCAATGGCTTCCATGAGCGAACGCTGCAAATGAATGTGGTTACAATGTATAATCATCTAAAACTTTATGCCCATCAATTAGAAGCTATTTATAAAG ATCAGCTGGACAGAGCTTTTGTGGCAATCAGAAATGGAAGTCAGGACGAAAAATTAGATCTGACGACTAGGGTTCACCTGCTGGAGCTTATAGAGTTGAGAGCTAAGCAATGGCGTCACAATGATTCTATGGATGTGTATTACACACAGAAATTATCACATTTGGATAAT GCAGAAGTGATTCCCGATACACCCACGAATGCATTGTCATCTCCTTTGGCAGCAATGACTTCACCCACTGTGCCATCAATTTTGGGACCAGGTGAAGTGATAAAAAACAGCGGCAAATTTGTTAAGCCCACACGTATTCCTGGAAAAAACTACTGCAAAGATGAAGTTGTTATACGTAACAGTGATTCTGGCAAAG TGATGGGAATAAAAGGGCGGCGGGTTCACATGATCGAAGAGCTCAGCCAGACAATCATCTCCTTCCAGCGag TAAACCCTGGAGCCAAAGAACGACTTGTCCAGATCACGGGTACTTCCGAGGACAAGATACA TTATGCGAAGGACTTGATAAAAGATACGATTCAACGAAATGCATCGCCGGTGAGATTGGAGCAAGGTGGAGGAGAAAAAGGAGCTATGGGTGGTTCTAGTTCCTCGTTAAATAGCAGTGCGTCGGATGAAAGTAATCGGTTGCAACATCAGCAACAAAATTCTCGTCTACGTTCGCTCCTCCACAGCTTCTCCACCAACGACGCCAGTATAggcgaatataaatatacggTTACAGTTGGTAATCAATCTCTGAAGATCACAGGATGCAATCTGGATCTTGTCAGG ACTGCCAAGTTAGTCCTAGATGAATACTTCGTGGGAGATTCTGAGAATTTCACAAGTGGTATAGAATACTTCAATTTTGAAGAAGAATCTCCTTATTCGGTCTCGTCTTCCAACATACCAAAAACACCGTTAACTCCAAGTAGTACCAATGAAATAGGCCGAGAACTAAGTATGGATAGCACTGCAACTTCAGAAAGTGAAGAGACTTACAAACCCCGTATAATTTCTGAAGTAAATCCTTCAACTCAGGAAG TTCCAGAAGTCAGAGAACTCACGTACGAGTTTTTGTTGTTGTGTTCAACAGGCCCTTATGCCAAGCGGCCGCCTGCGGATTGGGCTCGAATTCAAAAGGAGTGTCCCAACATTATTCGCAAG